CGTTGTAAAACTTTAATGAAGTTATATTTTTTTGCGTAATCTGAGGCAATGGAAAAGGTTTTATCACTGGAATTGTCATCCACAATGATAACCTCATCTGGCAAATGGGTTTGTGCAACCAACGAGTTTAGACATGCTGTAAGATAGGCCTCTTCGTTATGGGCAGGAATGATAATGCTTATTCGCATACGCTAAAATTCCAAAAAACTATAGAGATATGCCAATGATTTAATGCTTTCAAACAATTCATGAGTTATTCACGCTCTGCATAGACAATGTAGTATCTTGGAGTAAAAAGTCGTAACAAGGGGCGAAAACCTAATTTTTTTGTGGGGTTTGTCCATTTGGCCGTATCTTTTATAGTCCATCCTGCTTTTTCCAAAAGCCAATCAAACTGCCAATCCTCAAATTCGTGGTAATGTCGGTCCCAGGGGTCGGTCTTGCTTTGGTACGCAGATGAAAACCATAATCGCATAGGTATGCTCGCCACCAATTTTTGTGCTTTAGTTTCTTTCAAGACATTGAAGGGGGCAACTAAATGCTCAAAAATTTCAAAAGCGGTAACCACTTCTGCATTAGAATCGACAATGGTTTCAAAATTTACATCCAAATCCTCTCCTCCCGTATTCTCAACCTGATATCCCTTGGATTTCATGATTTCAGAAAACGGATTTTCCACACCCAAA
The nucleotide sequence above comes from Flagellimonas sp. HMM57. Encoded proteins:
- a CDS encoding methyltransferase; this translates as MYENNFPNKRYKHTLAFLQKHINTSESILDLGVENPFSEIMKSKGYQVENTGGEDLDVNFETIVDSNAEVVTAFEIFEHLVAPFNVLKETKAQKLVASIPMRLWFSSAYQSKTDPWDRHYHEFEDWQFDWLLEKAGWTIKDTAKWTNPTKKLGFRPLLRLFTPRYYIVYAERE